The following are encoded in a window of Castanea sativa cultivar Marrone di Chiusa Pesio chromosome 9, ASM4071231v1 genomic DNA:
- the LOC142609295 gene encoding uncharacterized protein At1g05835-like, whose amino-acid sequence MATFIKFLCVLFVLSFVGKGNCQCTLSQVTIKQSKTGEVVQQKPVWSVTINNGCPCSQSNLKLSCNGFQTVKPVDPSILSKSGNECLVNNGVPVAPSSSLSFTYAWDTSFSFQPLSSQINCS is encoded by the exons ATGGCTACTTTCATAAAATTTCTTTGTGTACTTTTCGTCCTCAGTTTCGTTGGCAAAG GAAATTGTCAATGCACCCTCAGCCAAGTAACCATCAAACAATCTAAAACTGGAGAAGTAGTGCAACAAAAGCCAGTGTGGAGTGTGACAATCAACAATGGCTGCCCATGTTCccaatcaaatttgaaattgtCCTGCAATGGTTTTCAGACAGTGAAACCTGTTGACCCTTCGATATTGTCTAAGTCAGGCAACGAATGTCTAGTTAACAATGGTGTCCCTGTTGCACCATCTTCTTCACTTAGCTTCACCTATGCTTGGGacacttcattttcattccaGCCACTTTCTTCCCAAATCAATTGTTCTTAA
- the LOC142609297 gene encoding uncharacterized protein At1g05835-like, whose product MATFINFLCVLFVLSFVGKGNCQCTLSQVTIKQSKTGEVVQQKPVWSVTINNGCPCSQSDLKLSCNGFQTVKPVDPSVLSQSGNECLVNNGLPVQPSSSVSFTYAWDTSFSFQPLSSQINCS is encoded by the exons ATGGCTACTTTCATAAATTTTCTTTGTGTACTTTTCGTCCTTAGTTTCGTTGGCAAAG GAAATTGTCAATGCACCCTAAGCCAAGTAACCATCAAACAATCTAAAACTGGAGAAGTTGTGCAACAAAAGCCAGTGTGGAGTGTAACAATCAACAATGGCTGCCCATGTTCCCAATCAGATTTGAAATTGTCCTGCAATGGTTTTCAGACAGTGAAACCTGTTGACCCTTCGGTCTTGTCTCAGTCCGGCAATGAATGCCTTGTTAACAATGGTTTGCCAGTTCAGCCATCTTCTTCAGTTAGCTTCACCTATGCTTGGGacacttcattttcattccaGCCGCTTTCTTCCCAAATCAATTGTTCTTAA